Genomic segment of Arachis hypogaea cultivar Tifrunner chromosome 11, arahy.Tifrunner.gnm2.J5K5, whole genome shotgun sequence:
CCCTGCAAACAATATCAATGTATAAGTAAGAATTGACATTCAGGTTGTGTTTGAATAATGTCTAGATACTCATGTGATTGTGGTGACAGCATTCTAGACAGAGTAATGTTAGAGAATCAATTTGTTAGGCCAACattattttgtttatatcaaATTTTAGATTCTAAATCATAAACTCTTACCTCTAAATCCAATCCGGGTTATGCTAGCTAACCAATGACTTTCTTAAACAACGCGAACAACGGGCTTAATTACTCGTGCCACTAATTAAATTTgagattaatttacttttttaacccCAATGTTGttgtctacctatattttttcaaTCCTAAATTATAAACTTAAACGCTAAAATTGACTaactaaaagttaattttttgtaCTTTCTCTAAGAGATAAATAATGCTAGGAACTCAACTTTTTATGTGCTTCTTACTAATGAGCTAAAATTGGTTTCATAACATATATCAAAACTTCTACGATCAAAAGATCTAGAATTTCATCATTGCCTTATTGACCCCAAGTGAAATTTCAGCAATGAAAAAGAACCTACACAAACATGAATTGAATAGTGTATGATATACCTTGGAATCCTGTGGGGGGTTCTGCTGCTGCAATCTCTTCAGCAATGGCACTCCAAAATACTCCTGAAAAGGGATGGATGCAAATGGATGATGATGTTTGTGATTGTTGAGAtgttgaaagagaaaaatatatacCTTTGAGTTCTGCTTCTCCCTCATAGAAAGTGTGGTGGTCATCATAGATTCCATATTGGAACTCTTCAGAGCTGATGCCATTAGTGCGGAATTGGTCTATAGGGTCTTCATTGAGGTCAGGTTCAATCTCAGCAAAACCGGCATTCAACAAGaatgttgttcttcttcttcttgaagagcTCTTTGTGAAGATGGCTTGCAAGTTGGGAGATGAGGACTTAGAAGAAGTGAGGTTGGAGAATGGAGGAAGAGATGAAAGTGAGAGTGAGGAACAAAGAGCCATCATGTCACTGTGCTTCGTTGGTTACGTTGCTTCCTTGCTTCTTATCTCATTCATTCATGCTGCTTTTTTTATCCCttatcttctcttctcttctcttctcctccaacccttttctatcttctcttctcttctcttctcctccaaCCCTTTTCTCTTATTTGGATTTACTATGTCAAACCCAAATTCTTTCAACTAAAACATGAGAATTCAACGTAAATTATTCCTTATCTTTGCTtgctaaattatatttatttatttttagtgaaagtatgaaaattgaaaatgtattatttatttataagggGAAGTGTTAGTTGTCAAAAGAGACTAAATGCCAGTGTTATTGGGTGGTTGTAAAAGACTAAAATATAAGAAAGAGACCAAAATATgattgagataaaaaaaaaaaaaaagaacaataaaGGCTTCAAGTATTCCAATCATCTTTattattatacaaataaaaacTTAATCATAGATGTAAGTAAGACATTTGTTATTGGTTAACatcattgataaaaaaaatcaatttaattatttgAGTAGTTAATTCATTCGTACTTAATCTAAATATCAAACATTTAAATCTATTTTTGTGCATGTAATAATCTATAGTCAACAACAAACTTTAAAATACAGCGATGAATCAATCCTTGAACTGttgtagtcacaaaaaaaaaatcattgaatTGTTGTAATGtagataaaaaaaacaaaaagaacaccGATTATACATGCTTACTAGTTAAACCAAGCAAGGAGACCCTTGTGAaagaataattaatcaattaattaattaattaaattttaattaattaaggtgTTCCCAGTGGGAATAGATCCTCTCTAgtggaaaaaaaattggatggtgtTTAAGATCTCACATTTCATTGTTCTTTCTCTTCTATTTAATTTtgatcccacttataaaattaaagataaaaaatcatactttattctctcaagtattaaaaaaaatggagaggatccattcccgTCTTGAGCCGGTGGCATGTGAAAGAACAAGGCAGGCATGGAAGTGAAGTGTGAAAGTCAAAACTGTAATACTAACTGAACTGAACTCAGCAGAGCTAACTAGTCTAAGAATCTTTCTTGAATCTCCAATCATTTAAGTCTTTCTCTTCCTTCTCCTTTTCTGTCTCATGCATACAGATACAGGAAGCATTTTCATGATTCTGTTTGCTGTTAGTTTCAGCCATGGATATGCAGAATCAAACTCCAACCCCTGCCACTGAGGAAGACAACTACGCTTCCCTTTCTAACTTGCTTCAAGAATTCACAACTATTCCCAATATTGACAAGGCTTGGCTTTTGAACTCTCATTCAACCAGTAACCATCTTTTCTTTTATGATTCTCTGTTGTAACTTGTGACATTCACAATCATATTCTCCCACTTCTAACATTAGCAACAATATTAACAGCATTGCAGGGAATGTTCTCTATTAATCAACCTGATCTTGTAGCAAATAACACCAAGAAACTCATGCTATCATgccaaatctttaaagaatctgAGAGTTCTGTTAACTTTCTATGGGCTCCATTTCCAATAGAGATTTCTGGAGTCTCCTTGATTGTTCCATCACCTTATGGCTCTAAACTATTGGTAATTTGGAATCCCAAGGATGACGAATCACCTTGCCGCTTTGAAATTTGGAGTCAGTCTCGAATGGAGAAGGATTTCCATATCCCCCAATCTCTGCATGGCTCAATCTACAATGATAGATGGTAAATCTTTGATTTTTCAtcctcttttgcaattttgtagcAGTAGAATAGAAATGTAGAGGCACTTTACTAGAGATAGCAATTAGCCTCATATAGGAATCATTCCTTTCTGTTATGATTTAGGTTTGAGGGAGTCTCTTGGAACTTGGATGAGACATTTGTAGCTTATGTAGCAGAAGAACCCTCTCTTTCAAAGCCAGAATTTAGGGATGTAGGCTACAAGAAAGGTGGTGGTTGCGCGCCAGCCGACAAGAATTGTGGTACATGGAAAGGCCAAGGGAACTTGGAGGAAGATTGGGGAGAAACATATGCTGGAAGGAGAAGGCCTGCACTTTTTGTTATAAACATCAGCAGGTTTtgttttgttcttttcttttttgctcatCGATTTCGGATGATTTTTTAGCTTAAGGTGTAGTTCTTAGTTGAATTAGTACTGTGACAGTGGAGAGGTACAAGCTGTTAAAGGAATTGACAGATCTTTGAGTGTTGGCCAAGTTGTGTGGGCGCCATTCCATGATGGCTCGGAACAATATGTTGTTTTTGTTGGGTGGTCAGGTGAGAAAAGAAAGCTTGGTATGAAGAACTGCTCTAACAGGCCTTGTGCATTATATGCAGTTAGAGCACCCCATCATGACTCAAAATCTAATGAACAAGAGATCAAGTAAGTCAGTTTAGTAATATAATCTTCTAAATTCTCCCTCTTTTAAATCCTTTTAGATACATAGTGCATATTTCTTTTCATGTAGCTCAACTCAAGAATGGTATATACTGAACCTTACTCGAACCATAAGCAGTGCCTTCTTTCCAAGATTCAGGTATGATgtatgttttttcttctttttttctttttgataatttaataagGCTCAACATTCAAAGTGAATGGAGCAAATTTTACTAGTTTATGAAACTATATTAATTATTGAGAAGGTAGGTGCCTAAAACTATGACGATCAATTTGGAATTTCGACCAGCCCAAATGGAAAATTCCTTGTGTTTTTATCTGCGAAAAGTGCTGTGGATTCAGGACTGCACAATGCTACAAACTCACTACATAGAATTGATTGGCCAACCCATGGAAAACTGCACCAATCTGCCAAACTTTATGATATTGTAAGCTCTTCTTCTTATGTGTGcagtttaatttcttgccataAGTAAGATGCAATAATAGCCTTCTGAAATGCTACTTCATAACTCAAGTCCTTGTATGGTTGTCACCATCAGTTAATAACTCTGCTatttcctctaaattttgaagATTCCAGTTGTGACAAGCACCGAGGAAGGTTGCTTCCCCAGGCTTTATTGTACAACTATCCATAATAATCCTTGGCTTCCTGACAACTCTACTATGATCATATCATCTATCTGGCACAGCAGTGAAGTTCTACTCTCAGTGAATGTGTTGAGGCAAGCATATGACAGAACTAAAATAATGTTCAAATGATCCAAGTTCTTGTAGTTCTTATATTCATTCTTTTCAATCTTCATCATGTTATAGTGGGGAAGTTGCACATATCAGCCCAGCATTTCCTAGTTTCTCTTGGAACCTTCTTACACTGGATGGGAACAACATCATTGCCAGTAAAAACAAATGCTCAAGTTATCAATAATTTGGCCTTTGAAAGTAGAGAATCAAGTATTAATatatatcctttttttttcttttgtcaatcTTTTTGCAGTTTGCAGCAGCCCGGTTGATGTTCCTCAAATCAAGTACGGAACGTTCACTGAGAAATCAAAGAAAAGTATTCCATGGAGTTGGTCAGATATAAGCAGTCCCATGTTCAGATGCTCCGACAAGGTCGAATCACAGACATAAAAATTCCATCTGTTTAGAAATGAGTCAAATGACTCGCCGGATATTCGCTGCAGGTTAGGTCGTCGTTGTTTTCTCTCAAGTGCAGTATACTGAAGATCCCAGTCAAGGAGGCTTGCCAAGGCATAGCAAAAGGTATTTTTAAGTTACTTTGGTTCTTACATAGATACATTTTTTACTTCAATGTCTTAATTTATGTTGTCAAATTCAAGCTCTTATAAAGGTTCGGATTTGACCTTATTGTATCTGTCcatttattattagtagtagtattTCAATTTCAGGTGCTAGTAATCCTTTTGAAGCCATATTTGTGTCATCTAAATCCAAGAAAAATGATCCACTGATTGTGATCCTTCATGGAGGGCCACATGATGTCTCTTTGTCATGCTTTTCAAAGTCTTGGGCATTTCTATCTTCAGTTGGATACAGCTTGCTGATTGTAAATTACAGGTAAGCAACAAAGTACTGAATTTCCAAGCATTATTTGTTGCCAATATTGCTAAACTTGTGCCGAGTTTGATTGAGTTCTTTGGTATTCCAATCAAACTAACTGTTTGATCAAGAATCATAAACAGATTGTGTCATTGGTAACAGAGACACACATACAAGTCTCTTTGCCAGAATGTGGAAACCTGTCAAAAGATTCTGCGTTAGCAATATGGTTTAGAAGTTGGTGATAATTCAGCTTCTGTTCTATTGGTTTGGATACTATCTCTTTGACAGAATTCACAAAGATAGAGACACAATTTTTGTCTTAGGAACACAAATTTCATGTAATTCCTGAAACTAAGAACAGAAGATATATGTCTCTATTTCCTGAAACACAACTAAAGGGTCTTTGATCGAAACTAAATAGGAACAAAGAAATGTATactaatttgtgtattttaagaTTCTTATATGTTGTTGCTTCATTCTTCAGAGGTTCATTAGGATTTGGCGAGGAAGcattacaattatttattatgTACGGTAGAAACTCACGTACAGTTGTCCtcgtataaagttgatagttaaaaaccgttaaatgataatttagtcaaacctGTTAAATCATCTTGCAATTCTCATTTATTAACTTTACACGAAAACAATTGCATGTGagtatttatctttatatatttaaaaaattaaacttgtaTGGGGAAGGCAAGTTTGTTATATTTTTCTTGATATCTTTCTATGAATGGTGCAAGTGTAGGATGTGAATGATGTTACCATGGTATAAAGAGTTTAGGAAAGAAACGAataattatttagaaaaatattatttttgttattcatatttttcatttgtgATTACAAAGTTCTTACCAATATATAAACCAAGAGTACGCTAAGAGTACACTCGTTATGGAataatattctaataaattacattgattttttctaatcctctttgatattttactgattttgttccctaattatgatattctaataaATGGTGGCTTCTTGACAACCCACTTGATCGGGCAGGCACCAGACAAGTTTGCGGCCGCAGCCGCTATCAACCCTATTTGCAACCTTGCACTCATGGTTGGCACAATTGACATCCCTGATCGGTGCTATATAGAGGCTTTTGGAACCAACTCCAAACATAGCTTCACAAAGTACATTCTCTACAACACTTAGACTCTCTTTTATAATAAGTCTCCTATTTCACACTTCTCTAAGGTTTGTACACATTGAACAGGACACACATTTCTTATTGCACTACCACCTAGGAAGCATGGACACACCAAGGTGTTCGCATGTCCGACATGCCAACCTATTACTtagattatttctttattatcattgtaattattttttagtgagagtacataaagagtacatagtatataaggtgtaataactcaacaaatattttttaagggAATTATTCATTCTCTTCAACAATGAAAAgaacttatttttctctctcttaatcCCTTTTagttcatcaaaccatcaacatcacaatatataaaatattttctagGTTGAAGCAAGTTGAAGCATCAagcttatataatattttttaggttgtaatttgataaattaatttGTGAGTGCAGGTAAAAGCACAACACTTTTCTTATTAGGTGCTAAAGATGTACGTGTTCCAATTTATGATGGATTGCAGGTAACTAATTAAGTGATTTGGTTGTGCCTTATCATTGAGCTTAGTCAAATTGAAACTATACGTGTTAATACAAAAATGTTATATGCACGCAAAAAAAATAGTCaccaaattagttattatatatttgtgtataatttaactcatttttaaatgTATATTACTGGTAGTTGATTTTAGTATGCACTTAGCATGGTTGGTATTAaactattaatatttaattaaaataatgatGTTCAAATAAATGTCTTTGATAGTATGTTAGGGCTTTAAAAGAGAAAGGAGTTAAGTGGGAGTACGTACTCCTCATCTAGCGCCCGACGCTCTGCTAGGGTTTCACTGCGCCGCCTCCAtggttacacctttctttgtcttttcttcgtcaaacccttttccatcttcttctactttcttttcttaatttcttttccacttagctCCCTAATTTTCGTTTTCTCTCCCAATTCATTCCTCTTTTAATTCATTCCGTTTTCTTATTCACTCATTCCATATATCTTATTTCTCTTTGGAATCATTGAATACCAATTCTGATTTTCTCTACACCATGGGCAACAAATCAGAGACTCAGAACCCTCGTATAATTGCTATGacggtggagggtgccagccttcaagtggcacccaGAGAAATATGAAACTGCTCTCGTGGAATTGTCGGGAtttggggagacccctgacaatccacaatcttaaagggatttgcaaatcctactcccccgaggttggttttatctgtgaaacaaaaaatcaatctcgaCAAGTTGAAGGAAAACTAAGATCTTGTGGTTTCAAGGAATGGTTTATTGTGGATCCGGATGGATTATCAGGGGGTTTGGCAATGGCATGGAGGGATGGTTGTACTGTTCAGATTTTACAGCATGGTAGATTTTTCATTGCGGCATCAGTTCTGACAGTTGGTTCTAATGATCCCTATGGTGTTCTAGGTGTTTATCTCAATTCAAATGATCAACATAGAATGGCTCAATTTGCTGAATTAACTTCAGTCACCCAATAGTTCGATGGTAAGGTTGTATTAATGGGGGATTTTAATGCCATTTCTAATCAATTGGAGAAAGAAGGTGGGGGTGCtaaatctccttcttctattgaaaCCTTTAATAGTTTTATTGATGATGATTCCTTGATTGATATTGGTATGGTCGGAAGACCATTCACTTGGTCAAATAGACGGAGGGGTGATGAGTTGATATAGGAAAGACTGGACCGATTCCTGGTAGGAGTTGATTGGCAGCAACTCTATCCCAATGCAACGGTTCTTAGACTATCAGAATCAGGCTCGGATCACGCCCCTCTTCTCTTAGACTCTAATCCGAGAACTGAGATATCTAAACgccgattcaaattccaagaaagatggtgttccaatgatgaaataaggcagattgttagagaggtttggcatgaacagattgatggttcagccatgtatatcctagctcaaaaaataaagcgttgtcggcataagattgtcagatggcagcaagaacacagatctaattcgaaggtggagattgatttactacagtcggaattagaggaacttcgtttagcaggaattcatggaggcgacatcatttcagaaatagaggacaaacttgaaaaagcattacaaaatgaggaatcttattggaaagataagtctagagtcaaatggctcaaatctggtgatcagaatacagctttcttccatcagaaatttagaaatcgAACCCGAAGGAATAGAATTTGGCAACTAATTGGCAGTGATGGTGAAGTGGCTACTTCAAATGCTGGTATTGCTTCTGTGGCTGAATCTTATTTCAAGGACATCTTTTCCTCCACTTGTCATGAGAACCCTAAACCTCTATTTACTGATTTTGAACCTAAGGTTACAGCTCACATGAACCGTAGGCTTCAAAGACCAGTGACTATGGAGGAAGTAAAATGCGCAACATTTAGCATTCATCCTCAAAGTGCTCCAGGAGATGATGGTAtgacagcaaaattttttcaaaacttctGGAACATATTTAGTGGTGATGTGTTTCGAGCAGTTAAGAGCTTCTTTTCTGGGGGCAGAATCTTGAAGGGTTTTAACCACACTCAGATCTGTCTTATTCCCAAGATTTCTGATGCTAAAGATATGACTCAGGTAAGACCAATAAGCCTATCTTcagtcttttacaagattatctccaaagtatttgtacataggcttcagggtatgatgaatagactaattagccctacgcagagtgcttttattaaaggcagattaatctctgataatatcctaattgctcacgagtgtatgcattacttgaagaacaaaaaaaggggtctcgaaaataaaatggcgctaaaattagatatgagtaaggcatatgatagggtggaatggcactttctttagtttatattggagaagtttggttttgactcccgatggatcatgtggattcgagaattagtgacaactgtttcttattctgttattgtggaaggacaaccttatggtttcttcaaaccaaatagaggtattcgacaaggagatcctctatccccctatctttttcttttctgtgcagaaggtctctccttcttgctacacaaggcagaacaaaacagactaattcagggacttcagatacataggcgatgtcccaaggtcaaccacctcctgtttgctgatgattccatCTTATTCTGTAAGGCTAATCCTGAAACATGTTCAAATATCCTacatttattgaattcttatgaaagcatcagtggccagagggtaaatcttaataaatctgctgcattctttagccacaacactccgtccactactcgtacactactggctaactctatgaatattaatcatattggggctcaggataaataccttggtttgccttctacagtctctaaatcgaaaaaggcttcttttagtatgatcaaagaaaagattcgaaaaagaatccaagggtggAAGCGTAATCTTCTTTCGTCAGGTGGTAGACACATATTGCTTAAGGCAGTGGAagaagctattcctatttatacattgtcttgcttcaagttgcctgatggtttaattttggaaattcactctctactttctcagttctggtggggacaaaaaggttctgaaaggcggatggcttggattagctgggacactatgactcgcccACAAAAAGAATgaggccttggatttaaagatctcagaatccaaaatctggcgcttttaggcaaacagttttggcgacttgtaacacagcctacttccttattatccaaaatactaagaggtaaatactttagcaatggtaatgctataatggcagaaattagagtcttaccttcttggggatggaggagcatactggaaggccgaaagattgttgaaaaaggtcttaattgggctgtgggtactggtgagaatatccgaacctttgaggatccttggttgcctcctccgtatcctttaatgatttctgacatgccaaatagacaggctatttctgagttggttccaagagttaaagatctaattactgaagataggaattggaatcagaatctcattcaagaattatttccccaagacgttgcaaacaggattttgtcagttaaaattcagcagggtagggacaaattgcaatgggatttgaacaaatccaagcaatatgatacagcttcaggttacagaattggctatttattttaccatccgcctctggagctttgccctaattatatgcagcagaaaaagtcgtggattgatctatggaagttgaacttgcctcacaaaattaagctatttatctggaaagctctccatggccgacttccggtgcttgctcagattcatcaccgcatcccgtctatatcaccaatatgcccctGCTGTCATGAAGCAACGGAAATAGTCACTCATTGTTtaatcgattgctctagaattaaagacgtatggtctcagagttatcttcgtgactgtcttccccctcagagttctaacgacttttggacatggtggactgcatcaacagagatacttaacccgttgaagaatgctaaccgtaatcctcaattacttgccatcatttgctggaactgctggaaagctcgcaaccagttgatttttgaaggttctacttctatgccgtctgccattctagcaagctctgtcaagttgctccATGAAATCAaaagaactcccagtttaggtCGCCATCTCCATGAGGCAAGCTCTTAGTTGCATGCAATTggatttatcattctttcttttttaagatttttcttcgtttttcgaccacgcaccgtcggatgaataccttcagtgtagtGTTTTTGGAAAATCTCCACCTTTTATTATGCTGTCctgcttttggacatctttgtatttcattttttaataattaataaaatataacctattatctttgaaaaaaaaaaaagaaaggagttgaCGTCAAAACCATTATGTTCCCAAACGATGTCCATGGATTCCAAAGGTACATCGATAAATCATTCATGTGTGTTTATCTATTAACTTAAGATTTTGGAATAGAAGGTTCATGACAtaaacttttgatttggaatGGGATGAAATGAAATCACTATCATGGTTAaccatcttattttgtttatgttATGTTTCTTTCTGACCACAATCTGAGTTCGAATGCTTCCTTAATATTGCGGTGTGGTTCAACAAGTATTGCAAATTGCAAGTAAAGGATCACACTTGACAACAGTGAAGAGAACGGCTGCTTTGATGATGGCAATTCAAATGCAATGTTAGTTTATCATTCTTATTCCTATATTCTTAAAGGTAGAAATTTAGATGTAGTtaaatttatgtaaaattaatagttgAGAGTTGTtaaatcttaaataatttaataaagttgACTAAATTGTCATTTAATATTTTCAGTTATCAGTTATTCAGTTTCATATAGGTAAAATATAGGTAAAATATATAGGTAAAATATATAAAGGTAACTACAGCTAATTTTTAtcgtatttaatttaaatatttttttattcaatccaTAAATATTTAAATGCGGTAAAAATTAGCTGTAGttactttatattatataaagATAACTACAGCTAATTTTTACCGTATTTAAATATTTATGGATTGAATAAAGAATTGTTACATCTTACAAATAGTGGTAACGTTAATTGTTAACCTACCCTACCCTACACTGTAATGCATTGAAGCTAAGAATAATGGCATCTTTGATTCTAGAAGAGTACACTAAACCAGTAAAATATCAGAAAAACATGTCAAAAAGCAGGAAAAAACAGTTCAGCtgagtcttttttttttccttcggtagttaatagtttaaaataataaaatataaaaaattattttttaaaatagatataatatataaatatattatttttatatattttttgtgactatattatttttatatttaattcaatCTGGATTGAATTTCggttacaaatttttttaattctacaaATTTAATAACTGATTTAGTCTTTAGGAGCTTGGTGAATTTTATCCATAGAAATGGACATGAAATATGAGaaaaagtaaagaacaaaagatactgtaaataaaaaaaatctgtaaAATAACatattgtagaaaaaaaaaaaaaacctatttGCACGCCGGTTTTAGATGCCATATCTAGAcactttatttctatttttttttcctttttttcctgaAAAAATTAAAAGTTGAGAACTTCAACTAAAAAAGattagaaattgaaataaataagtTACGAACCTTGTCTAGTATTAAATTTAAATGTCAAAtaccaatgagtaatagctcaaatggcatagactccccatactcaattaagaggttgcgggttcgagtctcctatacaagtcaccaaaaaaaaatttaaatgtcaaATAACATGAATGTTCGTATAGCAATAATATTCATATAGCTTTTCAATTAGGCGGACAAATATCAATCCCGTTAGGTGAATAAGATTCACTAACAAcgattatatttaattaatttaaaatttgatttttaaaattaaaattaacttttcttttttaatctattgtttataactttatgttaTTCCAAAAAAATGTCATTCtcctatattttttctaaaatatttgatctCGTCCATTAAATAGGTTGTCatgtattaaatttttaacatGTGTTATAGATTAAAAGTGTTATCTTTATTAAAAAGTGTTGCTATTTTCTTAAAATCGTTACTTTGATTCTaataccaatttttttatttgtttataattttattttttaacaaaaattttattaacagattgttttattttttattgttttttataaattttataatattatttttctactttcatcttattattattttgatactttttctcattttgtgaatttaataattttttacgaattatatttttatttgtaattttttaatatttttttctaattttttaaaatttatattttaatctatTAATTCTTATtgttaattattctatttttattctaatgattcttatttatttttaaattttttgtataaaatttattgtgaaattaagattttaaaaaatatattttatataaatttaagaaatttaatgtcgtttgaattaatattagttaaaattattaatataattattttttcttttggatattcaattttattcataatttatatttttattattaatctatgCCTTTTAGAGTATAC
This window contains:
- the LOC112719930 gene encoding photosynthetic NDH subunit of subcomplex B 5, chloroplastic, with the translated sequence MMALCSSLSLSSLPPFSNLTSSKSSSPNLQAIFTKSSSRRRRTTFLLNAGFAEIEPDLNEDPIDQFRTNGISSEEFQYGIYDDHHTFYEGEAELKGVFWSAIAEEIAAAEPPTGFQGLISWLFPPAIAAGVFFNVPGEYLYIGAGIFTIIFCIIEMDKPDKPHHFEPQIYNMERGARDKLINDYNTMDIWDFNEKYGDLWDFTIKQDDTGR
- the LOC112719931 gene encoding acylamino-acid-releasing enzyme-like isoform X2, with amino-acid sequence MDMQNQTPTPATEEDNYASLSNLLQEFTTIPNIDKAWLLNSHSTTLQGMFSINQPDLVANNTKKLMLSCQIFKESESSVNFLWAPFPIEISGVSLIVPSPYGSKLLVIWNPKDDESPCRFEIWSQSRMEKDFHIPQSLHGSIYNDRWFEGVSWNLDETFVAYVAEEPSLSKPEFRDVGYKKGGGCAPADKNCGTWKGQGNLEEDWGETYAGRRRPALFVINISSGEVQAVKGIDRSLSVGQVVWAPFHDGSEQYVVFVGWSGEKRKLGMKNCSNRPCALYAVRAPHHDSKSNEQEINSTQEWYILNLTRTISSAFFPRFSPNGKFLVFLSAKSAVDSGLHNATNSLHRIDWPTHGKLHQSAKLYDIIPVVTSTEEGCFPRLYCTTIHNNPWLPDNSTMIISSIWHSSEVLLSVNVLSGEVAHISPAFPSFSWNLLTLDGNNIIAICSSPVDVPQIKYGTFTEKSKKSIPWSWSDISSPMFRCSDKVRSSLFSLKCSILKIPVKEACQGIAKGASNPFEAIFVSSKSKKNDPLIVILHGGPHDVSLSCFSKSWAFLSSVGYSLLIVNYRGSLGFGEEALQLFIMYGRNSRTVVLV
- the LOC112719931 gene encoding acylamino-acid-releasing enzyme-like isoform X1; this translates as MDMQNQTPTPATEEDNYASLSNLLQEFTTIPNIDKAWLLNSHSTTLQGMFSINQPDLVANNTKKLMLSCQIFKESESSVNFLWAPFPIEISGVSLIVPSPYGSKLLVIWNPKDDESPCRFEIWSQSRMEKDFHIPQSLHGSIYNDRWFEGVSWNLDETFVAYVAEEPSLSKPEFRDVGYKKGGGCAPADKNCGTWKGQGNLEEDWGETYAGRRRPALFVINISSGEVQAVKGIDRSLSVGQVVWAPFHDGSEQYVVFVGWSGEKRKLGMKNCSNRPCALYAVRAPHHDSKSNEQEINSTQEWYILNLTRTISSAFFPRFSPNGKFLVFLSAKSAVDSGLHNATNSLHRIDWPTHGKLHQSAKLYDIIPVVTSTEEGCFPRLYCTTIHNNPWLPDNSTMIISSIWHSSEVLLSVNVLSGEVAHISPAFPSFSWNLLTLDGNNIIAICSSPVDVPQIKYGTFTEKSKKSIPWSWSDISSPMFRCSDKVRSSLFSLKCSILKIPVKEACQGIAKGASNPFEAIFVSSKSKKNDPLIVILHGGPHDVSLSCFSKSWAFLSSVGYSLLIVNYRHQTSLRPQPLSTLFATLHSWLAQLTSLIGAI